From a single Capsicum annuum cultivar UCD-10X-F1 chromosome 12, UCD10Xv1.1, whole genome shotgun sequence genomic region:
- the LOC107849874 gene encoding monothiol glutaredoxin-S6 — protein MDVVNRLGAESPVVIFGKSNCCMSHSIETLIRNFGANPTVYNLDEIEKGKKLEKALIEMGCNPSTPAIFIGKEFVGGSDEVMSLNVKGKLKELLIKANAIWI, from the coding sequence ATGGATGTAGTGAATAGATTAGGAGCAGAAAGCCCGGTGGTGATATTCGGCAAGAGCAATTGTTGCATGTCTCACAGTATCGAAACCTTAATTCGTAATTTCGGAGCAAATCCAACGGTGTATAATCTTGATGAAATTGAGAAAGGCAAGAAGTTGGAGAAAGCTTTGATTGAAATGGGTTGCAATCCCAGTACTCCAGCTATATTTATTGGGAAGGAGTTTGTTGGTGGTTCTGATGAAGTGATGAGTCTCAATGTTAAAGGcaagttgaaggaattgctcatcAAGGCTAATGCTATTTGGATATAG